The DNA segment CTCCGGAGCCTTTGCATCCATCAACGCAGTGGGGAATTTCACCGCCCAGGAAAGCCCGGAGGAGATCCGGCCATACAGCTCTCCATTGATGAAATTCGCGGCCCGCCCGAAAAACAGCCCGAGCGGGGCCACCACGCACAGGCCGTCGCCCAGTCCCGTCCAGGAAACCTTGTGCTTCCGGGCATAGAACCACGTGAAAATCACCAGTCCGAGGATGCCGCCATGGCTGGCCATCCCGCCTTCCCAGACCTTGAAAACCAGCAGAGGATCCGCCGCCAGGCTCCCCCAGCCCAGCTTGGGGATGTGGTAGAACAGGATGTAGCCCAACCTGCCGCCGAGAAAGACACCGAAAAGTGCCGCGGCGGCGATGAAGTCGCCCGTTTTTTCCGGTTTCAACACCCACAGCCCCTTGCGCGCCAGATGGCGCAGCAACAGGAACCCCATCACAAACCCCATCAAATACGCCAACCCATACCAGCGGAGGGCCAGATTCCCGAAGAGCGGCAACGCCACCGGGTCCAGATCATGCACATAAACACCTGACACGCCCGCACCTCACACCATCCCCCGCCCGTCCGCAAGCGGAACTCCGGCCACCTTCCCGATTGACCTGCCGGGCTTCCCAACGGACGTTTCCCCCATGCCGACGAGCAAAAAGGACCTGCTGGATCTCCAGTTCATCGATGCGCGACACAAGCTCATCGAGGTGGCCGCATTTCTGGACCGCATCGACCGCCACACCGGGGAGGACGACTACCGCATCGCCGCTCTGAAAAAAACCCTGCCCATCCTGCTGGAGGATCGCCCGGACCGCGCCCGCGGCGTACTGGAGGCCCTGTCCGACCACAGCACGGAACTTTCCCATACCGCCCTGTTCCAGGGAGCCTTCGGCGCCCCCCTTCCCTGAGACCCCACCCATTTTCCGATGAAATACATCGAGCCCCACGGCCACATGGTCAGCCGGACGACGGATGACTACGAGAAACTCGCGCTCTCCGGATGTGAGGCGCTCTGCGAACCCGCATTCTGGGCCGGCTTCGACCGTTCCTCCGCGGACGGTTTCCACGACTATTTCCGCCAGCTCACCGAGTATGAACCGAAGCGCGCGGCCAAGTATGGCATCAAGCATTTCTGCTGGCTGTGCATCAACCCGAAGGAAGCGGACGATCCGGTGTTCGCCCGGGAGGTGATGTCCCTCATCCCGCAGTTCATCGACAAGCCGAACGTGCTCGGCATCGGCGAGATCGGCCTGAACAAGAACACCCGCAGTGAGCTGACCATCTTCGAGGAGCACGTCCAGATCGCGCTGGACCACGACCTGCCGGTCCTGATCCACACGCCGCACCTGGAGGACAAGCTGAAGGGCACGAAGCTGATCCTCGACTCGCTGGCGAACTTCACGAAGATCGACCGCTCGAAGGTCATCATCGACCATGTGGAGGAACACACCATTTCCCATGTGCTTGACGAGGGCTACTGGGCCGGGATGACCCTTTACCCGGAGAGCAAATGCAGCCCGAACCGCGCGATCGACATGCTGGAAATCTACGGCGACGAGCGCCTGTGGCTGAACTCCGCCTGTGACTGGGGCCATTCCGACCCCCTTTCCGTGCCGAAATGCGCGCTGGAGATGAAGCGGCGGAAACACAGCGCGGAGCAGATCGAAAAGATCCTCTACGGGAACCCCAAGGAGTTCCTGGGCCAGTGTCCGAATTTCGCTCTGTGACCCTGTGGCCGTGGGCGGCCGCCCCGATCATGGGTTGAGCGCGTCCCGGATGGCGGGAGAATCCAGCACGGCGAGCGCCTTTTTCTGGATCTCCGCGGCCTTCCCCTTGTCGCCGGTCTTATCCAGCACGGTGATGATGCGGACAACCTCTCCGCTGAAGATGCGTTCGTGTGCGCCGCGTGCCGCATCCGGCACCGTGCTGGTCTTCGCATGCTCCAACCCGCGTTCATAGCCCGATTTCGCTTCGTCGAAACGCTGGTCCGGATCCCCCATGTGCTTTTTCACCAACCCGAACTCCCCCGCCTCCACCAACGTCTCCCCGGCCATCTCAACCACGGACGCGGCGAAGGCAGGCCTGGCAGCGTCCAGTTTCCTGAACAGCTCCACGGTGGCTTCCCAGTCGCCCAGGGTGCTGTTGATCGATTCAACATCATGGAACAGCGGGCGGTTGTCCTCCCCGGCGACCAGGCGCGCCGTCTTCTCATCACGGATCTTTTTCAGCGCATCGAGGGCCTCGGGATACTTGCGGCCGAGGGCAACCCAATCGGAGAGGGCGAAGGAAAGCCTCACCCCGTAATAGGACGGTTCCTTCTCCAATGCATGGTTATGGAACCAAATATGCCGCTCCAGTGCCTCCTTGTATTTACCTTCGCGGGTGAACTCCCTCGCCTCATCCAGCGCCTTCCGCGCCTCATCCTGGGCATGGCATGACAACATGGTGTAAAAAACAGAGATGAGGAGAAAAAGATATCGCATGAACTGGGCTTTTACGTATGAGTTTGCGGCAGGTTGCCATACCTCCCGGAGGAAGGCAGCGGAGCGCACTCCACCCCGGATGCCTCCCGCGACGCCGTCCAGTTATCCCCGGACATGTGACGGAGTCGAGGCAAAGATGGGATCTGATAATCTAACAGAACCCGGAGATGTCTGCGGGATCAGGCACTGTCGCGCCCATCCATGTGGACGGAGATAAGTCGGAAAGAATACCGGATTCTGATTTCGACAAACACGGTATTACCGGCATAGAGTTGCCTGCATGCAAAGGTTCCGCGCCTTCCTCCTGCCCATATTGCTGCTGTTCGTTGTCGCACTGGTCGTCATCCTCATTCCCGACCGGGAACACCCCTCCACCAATACACCGGCACGCCCGGCACCACGGGAAGTGATCTCCACGGAGATCCTCTCCAATAAGGAGCTCGCGGAATGGACCAATCCACAGCGGGCGAAGAAGTCCCCTTCCGCAGCTGAGCTTCCACGCTTGCTGGAGCTCGCCAAGGAGCGTTCCGCCACGATGAAACGGCTGATCTCCGCCGAGCCCCGGCAGGCTCTGGAGGCAGCCATCACACCGGCTGCCCATGCCGCACTGCCTGAGGAACTGAAACCGTTCTACGAGCGCCCGTTCTCGCAGACCGCCACCCTGCGGGTGCTGCCCGTCTGCGCTCCGGGAGTGAACATGGAGCCGGAGAGGACGCTGGAGATGGACGGGCGGACATGGAACGCCTCCGTGTATGGGTGGAGGAAGGGCCAAATGTCCAAGCAGGGTTCCCCGCTGGCAGGCATCACCCTGGATGGTCTGGCCGCGATCTCGGATGGGTTCTTTCAGATCGTCCCACGGGATGAAGAGGCATTTGCTTCCGCCCTGCCAATGGGGAATTTCCATCCCGACCGGGATTTCTCCACCGGTGAAGCACTCGGAGGAAACCCAATCCTGACCGTCATGGACGGGAAACAGTACCGCTTCTCCAACGCCGCCTCCCTGGAAGAGACCAACCGGCAGCTCATCGCCCTCGAAATGCTCCCGGCTCCCAAGGCGGGCGCAAGTGTGGTGTTCGCCGCACCGGCCCCTGCGGCTGGTGGCGGCATCGACTGGGCGGCCGCCAAGGAGGAGGTCAGGATCCAGGCGAGCACCTGGACGGAAACCGCCAAGGACGTTTTCTGCATCCGCGTGGACTTCCCGAATCTGGTTGGCGCGCCTTCCTCCCAGTCGGAGCTGGCGAACCTGATGAACGGCTCCGTGGCAAGCAGCATCCTGGAGATGTCCTACGGCAAAACCACCATCAACGCCACCGTCAGTTCCGCGACGATCCGCCTGCCCCAACCAACCACTTTCTACCTGCCTGGAAAAAACAACGAACTGCATGCGGATGCATTGACCGCCTACAAGGCAGCCAACGGCGCCACCTCCCTGGACGGCTATGACATTGTGGTCGTCCACTTCGCCTCCATCGGCATGCAGGGCGGAGGCATCACCTATGGTGGTCTGGCTGATATCAATGCCAGCAGGCAGTGGCTCCAGGGCACGCTCCATTCCAGCGTGGCCATCCACGAGTTCGGCCACAACTATGGCATCGGCCATGCCAGCTTCTGGCAGACCAGCAATGGCAGCGTGACCGGCACCGGCACCTCCGTGGAATACGGTGACCACACCGACATCATGGGCGAAGGTCCGGTTCCGGAAGGCCATTTCCACATGCAGGCCAAACAATTCCTGAACTGGTTCCCCACCACCAATGACAACTGGCTGGACGCAACCGCCACCGGTTCAGGCACCCGCCGAATCTACCGTTTCGACTCCGCCAGCACCACCGGTGCGCTCCGTGGTGTCCGTGTGACGAAAGGAACCAGCCCTTCCGCGGAATACTACTGGGTCGGCTACCGTCCGGGTATCCCGACACTTCCGGCTTTCCAGAACGGGGCCTATGTCATCTGGCAAAAGCCTGCCGAAACCCGTTCCTGGCTCATCGACACCACCCCGAACTCGGCTGCGGGCAAGAACGACTCCGCGGTGGCGATCGGCCGGACCTACTCCGACACCACCGCAAACGTCCACATCACCCCCACCGCCAAGGGAGGCTCTGGTGCGGACCAGTGGATGGACGTGAACGTGCAGATCGGTCCGTTCCCGACAAACACGGCCCCTACCGCAACCCTCACGGCCCCCCCCACTGCGGTGACCCGGGTTTCCAGCAGCTTCTCGGTCGCCGCTCTGGATGCGAATTTGGACACCCTGGCCTATTCCTGGGACTTCGGTGACGGCGCCGTCAGCCAGAATTCCCCATCGGTCACTCACCAATGGATCACGAGCGGCACCTACAACGTGACCGTCACCGTCTCTGACATGAAAGGTGGCACCGTCACCCGAACCCAGTCCGTGACCGTAACCGACCCGCTGGATACGTGGACGACGCGTACTTCCGGCACTACGGCAAATCTCCGGGACGTCGCCGCAGGCGGAGGCTCCGTGATCACCATCGGCTATGAGGGTGCGCCAATCTACAAGGGGGTTTACTCCAAATCCAACGATGGGGTCACATGGACCCGTGGCGAGATCAAATACAACACCAACCCTGTGGCGATCATCCACGATGGCACCCGATTCATCGTGGCTGCCGAGGAGTGGGATCCCCCAGCTCAGGTATGGCGCGGAGCGATCTTCACCTCTACCGACGGCACCAGTTGGACCCGCCGTCACTTCGGCGGGCCTGAACTTACGGCGGTCGCAGCAGGTGGCGGTGCCTACGTGGCGGTCGGGAACAACGGCACGGCATTGTACTCGGCGGATTCCGTCACCTGGACTCCGGTGACCAGTGGAACGACCATGAACTTCAAGGACGTCGCCTGGGGCGGTGGCCGCTTTGTCGCCGGAGCCGGCAACATCTACTACCCCGGTCCTTACGTGCGTGCGGTGCTCTCCTCCACCAATGGCCAGACCTGGGTTAACAATGATACCGCCGGTCTCCCCTACCTCACGGAGATAACTGAAGTTGAGTACATCAACGGCCGCTTCATCGCCGGTGGATGGAATGTGGGCATCCGCAAATCAACCGACCTCGGGGTGACTTTCTCCGCCGTGGAAGGCAGTCTCAAGGATATCGCGGGCCTCGCCCATGGTAACGGAACCTATCTGGCCGTGGGTATTGATCTGGAAGTGGATCTTGATCCGGGAGAGGGTGTTGTTAGGCCTGATGTGAACATGGTGTCGGCCGATGGGGAGAGCTGGATATCACTCAGCACGGAGGCACAGAACGATCGGAATGACCTCATCTTCTTCAACAACACGTTCATCACCGTGGGCAATGGCGGCACTATCCGCCAGTCCGGCATCGTCGCCCCCGCCCTCACCGGCTTCGCGGCATGGACACAGACCCACTTCCCCGACGCTCCTCCGCTGTCCGGACCAAACGACGACTTCGATGGTGACGGAGTGAAGAACCTGGCGGAATACGCCATGGGCACCCTCCCCAAGGACGCCACCAGCCGGGCAAACATCACCGCCGTCAAACAGGGAGCCACGATGATCCTCACCATCCCACGTGACCCCACCGTCACCGGAGTGACGATCACAGGCACCACTTCGACCACACTGGGTTCCTCCACCTGGACGAGCACCGGAGTGACCGTCCTGGAAGATTCCGCATCTCAGTTCAGGGCCTCCATCCCGGTTGGAGCCGGAAAGGCATTCCTGCGGGCGGAATTCTCAGCCCCGTGATGACTTGCGGGATTTTCCCGCGATCAGGATTCCACCGAAGTCCTCCGAGCCGCGATGCGGCCGGGGGACTTTTCCGTCAGGCCCCGCGCGCCATCAGTTCCTCGATCTCATCCGCTTCGATGGGGATCGAGGCCATCAGATCGATGTTGGAGTGCTTTCCAATGAGGACGTTGTTCTCCAATCTCACGCCCAGTCCTTCTTCGCGGATATAGATGCCCGGCTCGATGGTGAAGACCATTCCTTCCGCGACAGCCTCACCCGGAGGGGCCACGTCATGAACGTCCAGCCCCAGGTGGTGGGAGGTGCCGTGCATGAAGTAGCGTTTCACCAATGGCTTGTCCGGTCCCTGTTCCTTGGCCTCCGCCACATCGATGAGGCCCAGGTGGATGAGCTCCGCCTCCATGATGGACAGGATCTGCTTCTGATAGTCCGCCGGATGCACTCCGGGACGCAACAGTTGGTTGGCAGCGCGCAGGACGCGGAGGACGGCGTCATAGACGGCGCGCTGCCGCGGAGCGAAGCGTCCGTTGACAGGCACGGTGCGCGTCATGTCGGAGTTCCAACCCGCGTATTCCGCGGCCACATCCATCAGGATGAGGTCCCCCTCCCGGCAGATCCGGTCATTCTTGATGTAGTGGAGGACACATGCGCTTTTCCCCGAAGCGATGATAGGGGTGTAGGCGAATCCTTTCGAACCCCGGCGGAGGAATTCGTGCATGAATTCGGCCTCGATCTCCCATTCGCCCACTCCCGGACGGATGAAGTCCAGCGAGCGGCGGAATCCCGCCTCCGTGATGGCGCACGCCTTTGAAATGATGGAAATTTCCTGCGGCTGCTTCACCATCCGCACGCGGTGCATCAGGGGTGCCAGCCGCTCATAGCGGTGCAGCGGGTAACGGAGCTGGCATTCCTTGATGAAGCGGGCATTCCGCGTCTCCACCTCCACCACCGCGCGCAGATGCTCGTTGGTCGCCAGATAGATGTGGTCCGCCTGCGGCACCAGGCGGTGGAGTATTCCCTGGAAATTTCCCGTCCACTCGATGCGGGAGATTCCCGTCCGCTTCGCAGCCTCCTCCTTGGTGAGCTTCTCCCCTTCCCAAATGGCGATTTCCTCGCTGGTTTCCCTGACGAAAAGGATCTCCCGGTCCCGGCTCTCCTGGGCGTCCGGCATCAGGATCAGGATGGTTTCCTCCTGGTCCAGGCCGGTGAGATGGAAAAGGTCGTTCTGCTGGCGGAACGCCATCGTCCCATCCGCGTTCGTGGGATAGATGTCGTTCGAATGGATGATGACGATGCTGCCAGGCTTCAGCAGTCCGCGCAGACGGTTGCGGTTGGCGACGAACAACTCCGGATCGATGGGTTCCACTCTCACAAGCGGATCATCGGATGGACCTTCCTCCGTCCGCAACAAACAAAACCGGTGGGTCCGAAACGGACGGACCTCACCGGCTTCCTGCTTCAGTGCCAGAGGAACCGTTCGTTCCACTTCTCATCAAGATCCTCCGCCAACACACGTGCGGAACCGAATTCGTGACGGATTTCAAGGCCTTCCGAAGTCACCTTCTTGATGACCACCTGTGAATACTCCCTGCCGCTTTTCAGGCGAAGCACATCGATTTTCTCATCCTCCGCCGCACCACGCACGGAACCCACGTACTGCTCCCGGTAACCGGAGAACGCACGTTCCTGCTCCTCCACGGAGGCTTTCAGGGCTCCGTGCTGGTCGCGCAGGCCGGCCAGCTTGGCCGCCAGTTCATCCCCCCCCGCTTTGGCGGCCTTGTATTTTTCGTCGGTAGCGGTGCGGCCGGAGTTTTCCCTCCATTTTTCGTTGGTCCGGTCCAGTTCGTCCCTCAGGACTTCGATGATCTGGCTGTCATCCGCAAACGTCTTCTCGGCATCCGTCTTGCGGTTGGATGCTTCCGAGCGCTTTTCCATGACCAGCGCCAATCCGGTGGCCACCACGGTGAGGGCCACCAAACCGCCTACGAAAGTGAGGATTCCTCCACGGTCTTCGAACATAATATTGGTGGGTCAGCGTTGTTGCCTCTTGAGTTGGTGAAGTTCCATGGTGGCCTTGGCGATCTCCCGCTCCTTGGTGGAGATGCGCATGCGCATCTCCTTCACCTTGGCCATGCCGTTGACTCCCCGGGCGCGTTCCGCGCTCTCCTGCTCCTGGACCTTGACCGCAGCGGCCTGCAACTGACCCCACTGGGTCTTCAGCCTTGCAAGCTGGATTTCCTTGGCGGTGACGAGACGGCGGATCTGCTCACTCCCTTCCGCGGTCGCGGGATCCTTCAGGACTTCCGCAGGAGCCTCCGGCTCATCCGCCGCCACGGCATCCGCACCGGTGTTTCCGGCCAAAGACCTTTCATACATCTCGCGCTCCGCCTGCTCCCGGGCCAGGGCTTCCGCCTTTTCCTTCGGGTCGAACTGGAAACGTTGCTGCCATTCTTCGGTCAGCTCTTCATAGGTGATGCGCTTGCTGCCATCCCTGTGGCGGATGCTGATCCCCACCTCGGTGACCTCGCGGATCTCCACATCCACATACTCGGAGCCGGAAACCGTCTTCAGTGTGGGGAACTTCTCGCCCACCGCATCCTCGCGCACCTGCGTGCGGAAGCCGGTGCGGTAGTCCAGGAACTCCTTTTCCAGAGTCACGGTGTCGGCGATGATCTTTGACATCTGCGCCTCCAAAACGCCGATCTTCTCCTTGGTGGCGGCGGCTTCCGCGCTCAGGACGTCCGCTTTCTTTCCTGCTTGAGCGCCCTTCTTCGAGTTCTCCAGCGTCGTGTTGTCGTGGGCGATCTGCACCTGCAGCGACTCGATTTCGTCCGCTTGCTCGCGGACCACATACTCGATCGAACTCCCTCCTCCCTGCATTTCCTTGTCAAAGACGAAGACATAGATCCCACCGAATCCACCGATGACGAGCAACGCCATCAGCAATCCCACCACACCCGGCCCGCGGCCGCTCGACATCAAATCTCCGAATGACATGTGAATCTTTGGTTGAAAGTTGGAACAAAGGCGATCACCGGATCACATACTTGCGTTTGTACTCCTCGAAATCTTTCTGCACGGACTCCTTTTTCGCTTCGAGATCCTTGATCTCGCTCTCCAGCTTGATGATTTCCGCCTGCTGCTTCTTGGTCTCCTCTTCGATGGTGGCGAGGTCAGCCGCCCGGTCAGGAGGGAGGTCCTTGAGGCGCTCCTCGAGAACGGCCAGTTCCCCTCTCAGCTTGGTGATCTCCAAGGCTTGTTGATCCCGCTTCCGGACCATCTCCGGAGAATCACAGGAACAGAGCAGGGCGGCGGAGGCGGCCACGGCGGCATAAAGTGTGGTGGATTTCATGATGTTGGATGGAAAATCTGGGATGAACTGCCGGAGTCAGGGTTTGATGGGAGGAGGAGCATCCCCGCGCGCCACCCCATAGCTACCAGCACCGTAGCTGGCAGGCGTGGAGTTGTAGTAGTAGGTGTAGCGGGGGGTGCCGCGCACCCGGAACCGTGGGTTCTGGTTCACCTTCTGGGGCGGATCGGAAAGGGATTTGATCCTCAGCGGGGAATCATTGGAAGTCACCACAGGGGGAGGCAGCACAGCCCTGAAGCGCTTGGCGCGTGGAAGAGGCTTCCTCAGACCTGAGGAATACTTCGACATCGCCGCTTCCTCCCGGGCAACGATCTCCCTGATCTTCGCATCCTCTTCCGCGTTCCGGACCCATTGCTCGTAGTCGTGGGCCCGCTGGTGTTCCTCTTTCAGGGCGGAGATGGCGGATTCCTCCTCCAGTCCGAAGAAGCAGCGTTGTTCCTCGGTCAAATCCTCATACCGCATGCGGGCGGAGCCATCCCGGTGGCGCATCATCACGCCTGTGTCATCCACAGTGATGACGGTGGCATCTTTCAGCACCCTGCCGGCGGCGGAAACAAACTCCGGCCACTCCCGGCCCACCGCCCGCGAACGGAGTTCACCCAACTGCTTCTCGCGGAAAGCGATGAACTTCTCCTCCATTTCCGCCACCTGTCCGGACAGAGCTTCGAAATCGGCCATCCGCTTGTCGAAATGGGCGGTCAATGCCTCCAGGTTCGCGGTGGCCTCCCCGAACTTTCCGTTCGTACCTTCCCGCTCCCGGCGCTCCAATCTCATACCAGCAACCTCGATCTGGTTCTGGAGGTCCATCCGGTGCCGCTCGTTGTCGATCCACGCTTCGTCCGAGGGCATGTCCCGGTCGAAATAATAGAATGCCCCCACCACCAGGGCACCCAAAGAAAGGTATGCTAAGACTTTGACCATGATGATTTGGTGAACGGCGGGAGTGTACTTTATTTAGACGCAATCAGGGAACTCATTCTTATAAGAAATCCTCTTTTTCATGAAATCTTCATAATTGGCGGCGTTGCGTGCGCTCTCCTAACAAAAAATTACACGCATCCCCTTCTTGGCAGGAAAGCATCGGCCATCCAGTGTCTCCAACATGAAGTTCGCCATCTGCAACGAGACTTTCCGCCATCATGATTTCGAAGGCACCTGCGCGGAAGCGCGCCGCCATGGATATACGGGTCTGGAGGTAGCTCCATTCACCTTGGGTGACGTCTCCGCCATCACCCCGGAGAAAGCAGCGGCACTGGGAAAGATCGTCCGTGACCATGACCTGGAGATGGTGGGGCTGCACTGGCTGCTGGCCAAGACGGAGGGCTACCACCTGACGGACCCATCTGCGGAGATCCACCGCCGCACGTTCGACTACGCCCGCCACCTCACGGATATCTGCCAGGGCATGGGCGGCAACATCATGGTCTGGGGCAGCCCGCTCCAGCGGTCGCTGGATCCATCATGGGACCGCGGCGAGGCGGAAGAGCGGTTCGTCGGTTTCTTCCAGCGTCTCTCCCCCCATCTGGCCGCGGCGGGGGTCACCATCGCCTTCGAGTTCCTGGGACCTGCCGAGACGAACTTCATCAACACCGCCGCGGAGACCATCTCGCTGTTGGAGAAGATCAATTCGCCGAATGTGCGCCTCCACCTGGACGTGAAGGCCATGTCCTCCGACACCCGTGCCATCCCGGAAATCGTCAGGGCATCCCTGCCATGGACCGCCCACTTCCACGCGAACGACCCCAACCTTCGCGGCCCGGGCATGGGAGAGGTGGATTTCAACGCCATCGCGGCCGTGCTCAAGGAAGAGAACTACGGCGGCTGGGTGTCCGTCGAAGTGTTCGACACCACGGTGGAGCCGGACCTTCTCGCCGGGGAGAGCATCCGGAACCTGCGTTCGGCCTTCGCCTGAACGCCGGGGTATCCCCGCCAGTCCCATCCACGAAAAAAGCCGGCGCGGTTTCCCGCGCCGGCCGTTGATGTTTCAGCGGATCAGACGCCCGCGCTGTCCGGCTCGATCTCCGGTTCCTCCGGGCGGCTCGATTGGAACACGAGTTCCTCGCTGCCTTCCTTGCGGATGACGTTGACCATATCGCCGGGCTTCACGTCTCCGCGCAGCAGGGATTCCGCGAGCGGATCCTCGAGATAGCGCTCGACCGCGCGGCGCATCGGGCGCGCGCCGTAGGCAGGGTCGAAGCCCTTCTCCGCCAGCAGGTCGCGGGCTTCCTGGGCCAGAGTGAGCGAGATGTTCTTCTCGCGCAGGCGCTTGGTGAGCTTGGAAACCTCCAGGTCCACGATCTGGTTGAGATCCTTCTTCTCCAGCATGTGGAAGACCACCAGGTCATCCAGACGGTTGAGGAACTCCGGTTTGAAGTACCGCTTGGACTCTTCCAGGATCTTCTCCTTCATGCCTTCGAAGTCGGCGTTGTCCTCGTTCATCGCACCGAAACCGAGGGAGGTCTGGCGCTTGATGGTGGAGGCTCCGACGTTGGAGGTCAGGATGATGATCGTGTTGCGGAAGTCGATCTTGCGGCCCAGCGAATCCGTGACGGTGCCTTCCTCCAGGATCTGGAGCAGCAGGTTCATCACGTCCGGGTGGGCTTTCTCGACCTCGTCGAAGAGGACGACCGAATACGGACGGCGGCGCACCGCCTCGGAAAGCTGGCCGCCTTCCTCATACCCGACGTAGCCCGGAGGCGAACCGATCAGACGGCTGGCGGTGAACTTCTCCATGTACTCCGACATGTCGATCTGGATGAGCGCCTCCGCGTCACCGAACATGAACTCGGCGAGGTTGCGGGCGAGGTAGGTCTTGCCGACACCGGTCGGTCCGAGGAAGAGGAACGAACCGATCGGGCGGCGCGGATCCTTGAGGTCGGCACGGGAGCGGCGCAGCGCCTTGGAGATGGCGACAACGGCTTCGTCCTGGCCGATCACGCGGCCCTTCAGCTCGTCCTCCATCTTGAGGAGCTTCTCGGTTTCCTTCTGCTCCATGCGGCGCAGCGGGACACCGGTCCACTTCGAGACCACCGCCATGATGTCGTCGTCCGTCACGGTGACGATGGTTTCCTCCGAGGAGGCGCGCCAGTTCCGGAGGGTTTCCTCCAGTTCCTTCTTCGCGTTCTTCTCGTCGTCACGCAGCGCGGCGGCTTTCTCGAAATCCTGCTCGGCGATGGCGGCCACCTTGTCCCGGTTGATCTGGTCGATCTTTCCTTCCAGTTCCTTGATGGACGGCGGGCGGGTCATGGTGCCGATGCGGGCGCGTGCGCCGGCCTCGTCGAGGACGTCGATGGCTTTGTCCGGCAGGTAGCGGCCGGTCAGGTAGCGGGAGGTGAGCTTCACGGACGCTTCGATGGCTTCCGGAGTGAACTTCGCCTTGTGGTGGCTTTCGTATTTCTCCTGCAGCCCTTCGAGGATCTTGATGGCGTCGTCCACGGACGGCTCGTCCACCTTCACCTGCTGGAAGCGGCGCTCGAGCGCGGCGTCCTTCTCGATGTACTTGCGGTACTCATTGAGGGTCGTCGCACCCACGCACTGCAGCTCGGAACGGCTGAGGGCGGGCTTGATGATGTTGGAGGCATCCATCGCGCCTTCGGCGGAACCGGCACCCACGATGGTGTGCAGCTCGTCGATGAAAAGGATGACGTTCTTCACCTTGCGGATCTCATCCATGACGGCCTTGATGCGCTCCTCAAACTGGCCGCGGTACTTCGTCCCCGCCACCATGAGGGCGAGGTCGAGCGTCACCACGCGCTTGTCGCGGAGGATCTCAGGCACGTTGCCGGAAGCGATCTCCTGGGCGAGGCCCTCTACGATCGCCGTCTTGCCGACACCGGCTTCACCGATGAGGACCGGGTTGTTCTTCGTGCGGCGGCACAGGATCTGGATCACACGCTCGATCTCCGCCTCCCGGCCGATCACCGGATCCAGTCCGCTCTCGCGGGCGATCTTGGTGAGGTCGCGGCCGAATGCCTTCAGCGCGGGGGTCTTGGTCTTGCCTTCACCCTCGCCCGGGCCGGATTCCGGCGCGGAGGAGCTTTCGTCCTCGAAGGTGCCGTCGGCATCGTCCTCCTCGTCATCCTCATCGTCGTCGTGGTCTTCCGGTGAGAAGTTGGGGTCGATCTCCGCGAGGATCTCGTTGCGGGTGCGCTGGATGTCGACATCCAGGCGCTTCAGCACGCGGGCGGCGACGCCTTCACCTTCGCGGAGCAGGCCGAGCAGGAGGTGCTCCGTGCCGACGTAGGAATGGTTGAGGGCCTTCGCTTCCTTGTTCGCAAGGGCGAGGACTTTCTTCACGCGGGGGGTGTAGGGGATGTTGCCGGTCGCCTTCTGCGGCGGCCCGGAACCGACTTCCTTCTCCACC comes from the Luteolibacter sp. SL250 genome and includes:
- the lgt gene encoding prolipoprotein diacylglyceryl transferase, with product MSGVYVHDLDPVALPLFGNLALRWYGLAYLMGFVMGFLLLRHLARKGLWVLKPEKTGDFIAAAALFGVFLGGRLGYILFYHIPKLGWGSLAADPLLVFKVWEGGMASHGGILGLVIFTWFYARKHKVSWTGLGDGLCVVAPLGLFFGRAANFINGELYGRISSGLSWAVKFPTALMDAKAPESGSFEVAAAAAVNADPALAPAYHAMNESASGAAQHAFFEQLLAATRKSDQVKEAIASYLEPRHPSQVYEGALEGLLLFAILWIVRVRFPKAPHGLLTGLFFGLYAIFRIFAERFREPDAAWVIEGVLTQGQFLSLFMFAFSAAFLILAWKRRSVAAE
- a CDS encoding TatD family hydrolase, giving the protein MKYIEPHGHMVSRTTDDYEKLALSGCEALCEPAFWAGFDRSSADGFHDYFRQLTEYEPKRAAKYGIKHFCWLCINPKEADDPVFAREVMSLIPQFIDKPNVLGIGEIGLNKNTRSELTIFEEHVQIALDHDLPVLIHTPHLEDKLKGTKLILDSLANFTKIDRSKVIIDHVEEHTISHVLDEGYWAGMTLYPESKCSPNRAIDMLEIYGDERLWLNSACDWGHSDPLSVPKCALEMKRRKHSAEQIEKILYGNPKEFLGQCPNFAL
- a CDS encoding PKD domain-containing protein; protein product: MQRFRAFLLPILLLFVVALVVILIPDREHPSTNTPARPAPREVISTEILSNKELAEWTNPQRAKKSPSAAELPRLLELAKERSATMKRLISAEPRQALEAAITPAAHAALPEELKPFYERPFSQTATLRVLPVCAPGVNMEPERTLEMDGRTWNASVYGWRKGQMSKQGSPLAGITLDGLAAISDGFFQIVPRDEEAFASALPMGNFHPDRDFSTGEALGGNPILTVMDGKQYRFSNAASLEETNRQLIALEMLPAPKAGASVVFAAPAPAAGGGIDWAAAKEEVRIQASTWTETAKDVFCIRVDFPNLVGAPSSQSELANLMNGSVASSILEMSYGKTTINATVSSATIRLPQPTTFYLPGKNNELHADALTAYKAANGATSLDGYDIVVVHFASIGMQGGGITYGGLADINASRQWLQGTLHSSVAIHEFGHNYGIGHASFWQTSNGSVTGTGTSVEYGDHTDIMGEGPVPEGHFHMQAKQFLNWFPTTNDNWLDATATGSGTRRIYRFDSASTTGALRGVRVTKGTSPSAEYYWVGYRPGIPTLPAFQNGAYVIWQKPAETRSWLIDTTPNSAAGKNDSAVAIGRTYSDTTANVHITPTAKGGSGADQWMDVNVQIGPFPTNTAPTATLTAPPTAVTRVSSSFSVAALDANLDTLAYSWDFGDGAVSQNSPSVTHQWITSGTYNVTVTVSDMKGGTVTRTQSVTVTDPLDTWTTRTSGTTANLRDVAAGGGSVITIGYEGAPIYKGVYSKSNDGVTWTRGEIKYNTNPVAIIHDGTRFIVAAEEWDPPAQVWRGAIFTSTDGTSWTRRHFGGPELTAVAAGGGAYVAVGNNGTALYSADSVTWTPVTSGTTMNFKDVAWGGGRFVAGAGNIYYPGPYVRAVLSSTNGQTWVNNDTAGLPYLTEITEVEYINGRFIAGGWNVGIRKSTDLGVTFSAVEGSLKDIAGLAHGNGTYLAVGIDLEVDLDPGEGVVRPDVNMVSADGESWISLSTEAQNDRNDLIFFNNTFITVGNGGTIRQSGIVAPALTGFAAWTQTHFPDAPPLSGPNDDFDGDGVKNLAEYAMGTLPKDATSRANITAVKQGATMILTIPRDPTVTGVTITGTTSTTLGSSTWTSTGVTVLEDSASQFRASIPVGAGKAFLRAEFSAP